Within the Thermosynechococcus sichuanensis E542 genome, the region CGATTGTGGATCTGATTTTGGGACTTCTCGAACCCTCTCAGGGGGATATTCGCGTCGATGGTGAGAGTATTTACCACAACCTTCCCCAGTGGCAACGGCAGATTGGCTACATCCCACAAACCATTTATCTTTCCGATGATACGCTGCGGCGCAACATTGCCTTTGGCTTGCCGGATGAGGCCATTGATGAAACGGCGGTGTGGGCGGCGGTAGAAGCGGCGCAGTTATCCACATTTGTCCGTACCCTGCCTGAGGGACTAGATACGGTTGTCGGTGAACGCGGGGTGCGCCTTTCGGGGGGACAGCGGCAGCGAGTGGGGATTGCCCGTGCCCTCTATCACAATCCCTCAGTGCTGATCATGGATGAAGCAACGGCTGCTCTCGACAACCAGACGGAAGCAGGGGTCATGGATGCGATTCAAGCCCTGAGTGGCGAGAAAACAATTATCATGATTGCCCACCGTCTCAGCACCGTTATGGAGTGCGATCGCCTGTACCTAATGGCCAATGGTCAAGTGGCGGCTGTCGGGAACTACCAAGAACTCCTACAAACCAGTCCAGACTTCCGAGCCATGGCGCAAGGGTATGCAGGAGTCAACTAGCGGCTTGCTGCTACTTCCTTGAGGGTGCGCGCCATTAACACACTGTGGGTACCGCGCTCGGGTTCGCCGGGTGCTGGCTGTCGTTGCCGGTAGGTACCATCGGGTTGCAGCTCCCAGGCTTGGCGATTGTCTGCCAACATAATTTCAAGCAGCTCTTTAAGTTCCAGTTGAATGGTTGGATCTTGAATGGGGGTAATGGCTTCAACGCGGCGGTCTAAGTTGCGCGATCGCCAGTCGGCACTGCCAATGTAGTACTCTGGCTCGCCATTGTTGCCAAAGTAGAAAATCCGTGAGTGCTCCAGAAAGCGGCCAATGATACTAATTACTCGAATGCGATCGCTCACTCCCGGTACGCCGGGGCGCAGACAGCACATCCCCCGAATAATCAAATCAATTTCCACTCCTGCTTGGGAAGCCTCATAGAGAGCGCGAATGACTTCTGTATCCGTAATCGCATTCATCTTGGCAATAATCCGCCCCGGTTGGCCATTGCGGGCGTGTTCCATCTCACGGTAAATCAATTGCAGCGTGCGATCGCGCATTGTTGTTGGCGCCACTAAAAGCTGGCGATAGTCCCGTTGGCGAGAATAGCCCGTCAGCACATTAAAGAGTTCCGAAAGATCAGCACCCAATTCCTCACGGCAGGAAAACAGCCCCAAGTCCTCATAGAGGCCAGCGGTTTTGGGATTGTAATTGCCGGTGCCAATGTGAACGTAGCGACGAATTTGCCCCGCCTCTTGGCGCACCACCAGAACCGTTTTCGTGTGGGTCTTCAGACCCGGTACGCCATAGACCACATGGACGCCCACTTTCTCTAGCTTCCGTGCCCAGAGGATATTGTTCTCCTCATCAAAGCGCGCCTTCAGTTCCACTAAGACCGCCACCTGTTTGCCATTCTCGGCAGCTTTAATCAGGGCACTGACAATTGGCGAGTCACCCGAGGTGCGATAGAGGGTCATCTTAATCGCCAGTACTTGCGGATCATGGGCCGCCAAGGTAATAAAGCGCTGTACCGTTGCCGCAAAGGAATGGTAGGGATGATGAACGATAATATCCCCCTCACGAATGAGACTAAAGAGTTCGTTGGCCACGGCTTCCCAATAGTCAGTGCCGAGGGTAGTAATTTCACTACTGGTGTCAAACATGGATTCCCGTTCCTCTACCCGCTGGAAACTGGGGGGAACTTGGGGTTGCCACTCCGGATCCTTGAACTGGGGCAAGGGTAATGCCATAAAGGCAAACAAATCATTCAAACACAACAGACCATCGAGTTCATAGACATCAATCTCCTCGAGATCCATCTCTTCCATCAGGGTTTGCCTCAGAAGCGGTGGAATGCCCCGCTGCACCTCTAGACGCACCACAGAGCCAAAGCGCCGTTTACGAATTTCCTGCTCAATGGCAATCAGTAAATCATCGGCCTTATCTGTTTCCAGCTCGAGGTCAGCACTACGGGTAATGCGAAAGGCAAAGTAGGCCTGAATCTCCATCCCCGGAAAGAGGGCACTAAGGTTGTGGGCAATAATTTCTTCGAGAGGAACGCCCAGCCAATGGATCCCTTGGGGCGAGTGCAAGTGTTGGGGCAGGGCAACAAAGCGCGGAAACCGATTCGGTACCTTCACCCGTGCTAGTCGCTCTTGACCAGATTCGGGATCACGGATCAGAACCGCAAGATTGAGGCTGAGACTAGAAATATAGGGAAAGGGGTGCGCCGGATCAACTGCTAAGGGAGTGAGCACCGGAAAAACCTGCGCTTGGAAGTAGTCGTTGAGATAGGCCTGTTGCTCGGGGGTCAACTCATCAAAACGGGTGAGGAAAATCGCTTCCTTAGCCAAGAGGGCACGCAGTTCTTGGTCGAAATAGCGGTGTTGCTCGGTAACAATCGGTAGCAGATATTGCCGCACTGCTTGTAATTGCTCCGCTGGGGGCATGCCATCGGCTCCCCCTTGAACAATGCCACTTTCCACTTGCTGCTTTAGACCGGCCACCCGCACCATGAAAAATTCATCTAAGTTGGAACTGAAAATGGCCATAAATTTGAGCCGCTCTAGTAGGGGGGTGCGGGGGTCATAGGCTTCATGGAG harbors:
- the ppk1 gene encoding polyphosphate kinase 1, producing the protein MPPAKSPRRKSPAPIDLHDPQYYFNRSLSWLEFNKRVLHEAYDPRTPLLERLKFMAIFSSNLDEFFMVRVAGLKQQVESGIVQGGADGMPPAEQLQAVRQYLLPIVTEQHRYFDQELRALLAKEAIFLTRFDELTPEQQAYLNDYFQAQVFPVLTPLAVDPAHPFPYISSLSLNLAVLIRDPESGQERLARVKVPNRFPRFVALPQHLHSPQGIHWLGVPLEEIIAHNLSALFPGMEIQAYFAFRITRSADLELETDKADDLLIAIEQEIRKRRFGSVVRLEVQRGIPPLLRQTLMEEMDLEEIDVYELDGLLCLNDLFAFMALPLPQFKDPEWQPQVPPSFQRVEERESMFDTSSEITTLGTDYWEAVANELFSLIREGDIIVHHPYHSFAATVQRFITLAAHDPQVLAIKMTLYRTSGDSPIVSALIKAAENGKQVAVLVELKARFDEENNILWARKLEKVGVHVVYGVPGLKTHTKTVLVVRQEAGQIRRYVHIGTGNYNPKTAGLYEDLGLFSCREELGADLSELFNVLTGYSRQRDYRQLLVAPTTMRDRTLQLIYREMEHARNGQPGRIIAKMNAITDTEVIRALYEASQAGVEIDLIIRGMCCLRPGVPGVSDRIRVISIIGRFLEHSRIFYFGNNGEPEYYIGSADWRSRNLDRRVEAITPIQDPTIQLELKELLEIMLADNRQAWELQPDGTYRQRQPAPGEPERGTHSVLMARTLKEVAASR